A stretch of the Bdellovibrio sp. 22V genome encodes the following:
- a CDS encoding tetratricopeptide repeat protein, which translates to MKQLRLLAATVLLSIPLSVLAKPTAKMKSPSAKDLAQESLLVELTGKDISKENDITLYAEMVSAYNNDDEIAFKSRLQSLLTRFPQSSYADNALFLAGRMAVDHSNYAEAVKHFAQIEQKYPRSNKVVAAKFAKAMTYKRMNLPDFAKRALKEVRAKYPGSPESFRADAELRMFN; encoded by the coding sequence ATGAAGCAACTTAGACTATTAGCAGCAACGGTCCTTTTAAGCATTCCGTTAAGTGTTTTAGCAAAGCCTACTGCCAAGATGAAAAGCCCTTCAGCAAAAGACTTGGCGCAAGAATCCTTGCTCGTAGAGCTGACAGGGAAAGACATTTCGAAAGAAAATGACATCACTCTCTATGCTGAAATGGTGAGCGCTTACAACAATGATGATGAAATTGCATTTAAGAGTCGTCTGCAAAGTTTGCTGACCCGTTTCCCGCAAAGTTCTTACGCGGATAATGCTCTTTTCCTCGCGGGACGCATGGCTGTCGACCACAGCAATTACGCGGAAGCCGTCAAACATTTCGCGCAAATCGAACAAAAGTATCCTCGCAGCAACAAAGTCGTCGCTGCCAAGTTTGCGAAGGCCATGACTTACAAACGCATGAATCTTCCTGATTTCGCGAAGCGCGCTTTGAAAGAGGTTCGCGCAAAGTATCCAGGCAGCCCGGAATCTTTCCGTGCCGATGCTGAACTAAGAATGTTCAACTAA
- a CDS encoding hydrolase — MKVFILLLITLSASFIGQDVVRGYVVVWNVGQGQWVTKISATQCQHFDMGGEFFPWKKILQACRGKTNSAVFSHWDWDHIGAVSKPSVRFLNLCAKLRPLGGSSKRKMKLLKTLPDCADIPNKLRVWSPLRSKNSNSQSQVVYTEGLLIPGDSPIAQEHLWKDRPWLSFAKVLILGHHGSNTSTSEPLLQRLPRLRLTISSARWARYKHPHPEVLRRLKSHNLPLLRTEDWGNIWLEQ; from the coding sequence ATGAAAGTTTTTATTCTTTTGCTTATCACTTTGAGCGCCAGTTTTATTGGCCAAGATGTCGTGCGAGGCTATGTCGTTGTTTGGAATGTCGGGCAAGGACAATGGGTCACGAAAATTTCGGCGACGCAGTGTCAGCACTTCGACATGGGCGGCGAATTCTTTCCCTGGAAAAAAATTTTGCAAGCATGCCGCGGAAAAACAAACTCTGCGGTCTTCAGTCATTGGGACTGGGATCACATTGGCGCTGTGAGCAAGCCCTCAGTGCGCTTTCTTAATCTTTGCGCAAAACTGCGTCCGCTGGGCGGGTCTTCGAAACGGAAAATGAAATTGTTAAAAACTCTTCCTGATTGCGCCGACATTCCAAATAAGTTGCGAGTCTGGTCGCCACTTCGCTCTAAAAACTCAAACTCCCAAAGCCAGGTCGTTTATACTGAGGGTTTACTTATTCCGGGCGATTCGCCAATCGCACAAGAACATCTGTGGAAGGATCGCCCATGGCTGTCCTTTGCCAAAGTTTTAATCCTAGGTCATCACGGCTCCAACACAAGCACCTCAGAACCGCTTCTGCAGCGCCTTCCACGCCTGCGTCTAACCATCAGCTCCGCACGTTGGGCCCGCTACAAACACCCGCACCCAGAAGTCCTCAGACGCCTCAAATCCCACAACCTCCCCCTCCTCCGCACCGAAGACTGGGGCAACATCTGGCTAGAACAATAA
- the lptF gene encoding LPS export ABC transporter permease LptF: MSIFNGKKAAQYIFFEMLPSFILGLLVFISIILMFQVLRLTEFALIHGVTIKTIAEIIGYVVISLLPVLFPMALLFSVLLTYGRLSQDSEIVAMKASGLPMGTLLLPAVILATFVGVISAQMSFNIAPWGNRQFEVLFNRLSDTKAAAVIKEGTFSEGFFNMVVYANKVDSEKGLLTNVFIYDEKTGDAPLTIISKEGQIIPDPDKPGHELLLRLKEGEIHRQAKTHTKISFDTYDVKFSEPLVLSEKAKSPQSLTLQEVRNRLKEEIKDKEMERTLRTEYHKRWAISVLCLVFAMIGVGLGTTTNRRAAKAGGMIMCILIIIFYWALYVAAEGMARSGTAPVVLAIWAPNVIFGILGIEALRRNWN, from the coding sequence TTGAGTATCTTTAACGGAAAAAAAGCAGCCCAATATATTTTCTTTGAGATGCTGCCTAGTTTTATTCTGGGACTGCTGGTGTTCATTTCAATCATTCTCATGTTTCAGGTCTTGCGCCTGACTGAGTTCGCCTTGATTCATGGCGTGACGATCAAAACGATCGCCGAAATCATCGGATATGTCGTTATCTCACTTTTGCCGGTACTTTTTCCCATGGCCCTTTTGTTTTCTGTCTTATTAACATACGGACGGCTTAGCCAAGATTCTGAAATCGTCGCGATGAAAGCGTCGGGTCTTCCGATGGGCACTTTGCTTCTGCCGGCGGTGATCTTGGCGACATTCGTCGGCGTGATCTCCGCGCAAATGTCATTCAATATTGCCCCTTGGGGCAATCGTCAGTTCGAAGTTCTTTTCAATCGTCTTTCCGACACCAAGGCCGCCGCTGTCATCAAAGAGGGAACATTCTCAGAAGGTTTTTTCAATATGGTGGTTTACGCCAACAAGGTGGACTCGGAAAAAGGTCTCCTGACGAACGTTTTTATTTATGACGAAAAAACCGGAGATGCTCCGTTAACGATTATCTCCAAAGAAGGTCAGATCATCCCCGATCCCGATAAACCAGGACACGAGTTGCTTCTGCGTTTAAAAGAAGGCGAAATTCACCGTCAGGCAAAAACTCACACGAAAATCAGTTTCGACACCTACGACGTAAAATTTTCCGAGCCCCTCGTGCTTTCTGAAAAAGCAAAATCGCCGCAGTCTTTGACTCTGCAAGAGGTTCGCAATCGTTTGAAGGAAGAGATCAAAGACAAAGAAATGGAACGCACCTTACGCACGGAGTATCACAAGCGCTGGGCCATCAGCGTTCTGTGCCTGGTTTTCGCGATGATCGGCGTGGGCCTCGGAACAACGACGAATCGCCGCGCAGCTAAAGCCGGTGGCATGATCATGTGTATTCTTATCATCATCTTCTATTGGGCTCTTTACGTCGCCGCAGAAGGCATGGCTCGTTCCGGAACTGCACCTGTGGTACTTGCGATCTGGGCACCTAATGTTATTTTTGGAATCTTAGGAATTGAAGCGTTAAGAAGAAATTGGAACTAG
- a CDS encoding zf-TFIIB domain-containing protein — protein sequence MKCPTCKEVNLVISERQGIEIDYCPECRGVWLDRGELDKILERSQQHTSPSRAAQESHSQHHQQPNPYQQHYPQHYKRKKSFLEELFD from the coding sequence ATGAAATGTCCAACATGCAAAGAAGTAAATCTGGTGATCTCTGAAAGACAGGGAATCGAAATCGACTATTGCCCTGAATGCCGCGGTGTTTGGTTGGATCGTGGCGAGCTCGACAAAATTCTTGAGCGCTCACAACAACACACAAGCCCTTCCCGCGCCGCTCAGGAATCACATTCACAGCATCACCAGCAACCGAACCCTTATCAACAACACTACCCCCAACACTACAAAAGAAAAAAGTCCTTCTTAGAAGAACTCTTCGACTAA
- a CDS encoding DNA-processing protein DprA — protein sequence MNDLYSLSQLIKNHPLYTVHRDAIHQLYLRLGRAQELTADVLLCELKELLPELCEALQKNHALFKKHCEESLKLKMQGIQLVVYGEDLFPAACYWMSEPPLTLSYWGSPAWLTQRTLAVVGSREPCFDSIQWMEKEFTTFCDQEKPCVVSGGARGVDQKSHSIALRKSASTVIVLPSGLGQLYPESLYEWKDSVLNGGGCFLSEYVFEQRMHKHLFHHRNRLIAALGKATLLVEAKRRSGTLITAQQALQLGRSLWVVPGHPQDPHFLGSLDLLAEGAGLVRDAQDLSMYFRAELSGENMSPVGIADLSKVSH from the coding sequence ATGAACGATCTTTACTCTCTTTCCCAGCTAATTAAAAACCATCCTCTGTACACGGTGCATAGAGACGCCATTCACCAGCTTTATCTTCGCTTAGGACGTGCGCAAGAGCTGACCGCCGACGTTCTTTTGTGTGAACTTAAAGAACTGCTGCCAGAGCTTTGCGAAGCACTTCAGAAAAATCATGCGCTTTTTAAAAAACACTGCGAAGAAAGCCTGAAGTTAAAAATGCAAGGAATTCAGCTCGTGGTTTATGGTGAGGATCTTTTTCCCGCGGCTTGCTATTGGATGTCCGAACCGCCGCTGACTCTGAGTTATTGGGGATCGCCGGCTTGGCTCACGCAAAGAACACTGGCGGTTGTCGGAAGTCGCGAACCTTGTTTTGATTCTATTCAATGGATGGAAAAAGAGTTCACGACTTTTTGTGACCAGGAAAAACCTTGTGTGGTCAGCGGGGGAGCACGCGGTGTAGATCAAAAATCCCATTCGATTGCTTTACGCAAAAGTGCAAGCACGGTGATTGTGCTGCCCTCGGGACTGGGGCAGCTCTATCCGGAAAGTCTGTACGAGTGGAAAGACTCTGTGTTGAATGGCGGCGGTTGTTTTTTAAGTGAATATGTCTTTGAGCAAAGAATGCATAAGCATCTTTTTCATCACCGCAATCGCCTGATTGCGGCTCTGGGCAAAGCGACATTGTTAGTTGAAGCCAAAAGACGCAGTGGCACTTTGATCACGGCACAACAGGCGCTGCAATTGGGACGTTCTTTGTGGGTTGTTCCCGGTCATCCGCAAGATCCGCATTTTTTAGGAAGTTTGGATTTGCTGGCGGAGGGAGCAGGGCTTGTCCGCGATGCTCAAGATTTATCCATGTATTTTCGTGCGGAACTCAGCGGCGAAAACATGTCCCCAGTAGGGATAGCGGACTTATCGAAGGTCTCGCACTAG
- the ald gene encoding alanine dehydrogenase, whose amino-acid sequence MIIGVPKEIKISENRVGLTEAGARQYVKEGHTVLIEKDAGLGSGITNEQYEKAGAKIIDTKKEVYAKADMIQKVKEPLPDEYELMRENQILYTYLHLAAEPKLTKVLCERKVKAIAYETIQLDNGSLPLLTPMSEVAGRMATQIGAFYLQKDHGGKGILLGGVTGVKPGKVTIIGGGVVGTNAAKMAVGLGASVTILDVNTARLEYLDDIFQGRCQTLYSNAKNIEESVKDSDLVVGGVLITGHKAPTLVSKEMISSMSKGSVVVDVAVDQGGCIETCRPTSHQNPTYEVDGVIHYCVPNMPGVAPRTSTYALTNVTMKYGSMIAAMGVEDSVAKSPALMKGLNVYGGYVCYEPVAKDLHMEYRPYKG is encoded by the coding sequence ATGATTATCGGTGTTCCTAAGGAAATTAAGATTTCTGAAAATCGCGTGGGTCTTACTGAAGCGGGTGCTCGTCAGTACGTAAAAGAAGGTCACACAGTTCTTATCGAGAAAGATGCAGGTCTTGGATCTGGCATCACAAACGAGCAGTACGAAAAAGCGGGCGCGAAAATTATCGACACGAAAAAAGAAGTCTACGCGAAAGCCGACATGATTCAGAAAGTGAAAGAACCACTTCCTGATGAATATGAATTGATGCGCGAAAACCAAATCCTTTACACATACCTTCACTTGGCAGCAGAGCCGAAACTCACAAAAGTTTTGTGCGAGCGTAAAGTGAAAGCGATCGCTTACGAAACGATCCAATTGGACAACGGTTCATTGCCACTTTTGACTCCTATGTCTGAAGTTGCAGGTCGTATGGCAACTCAAATCGGTGCTTTCTACTTGCAAAAAGATCACGGCGGTAAAGGGATTCTTTTGGGCGGCGTGACGGGCGTTAAACCAGGTAAAGTGACAATCATCGGTGGTGGTGTTGTTGGTACGAACGCAGCGAAAATGGCAGTAGGTCTTGGCGCTTCTGTAACTATCCTTGATGTAAACACTGCACGTCTTGAGTACTTGGATGATATCTTCCAAGGTCGTTGCCAAACTTTGTATTCTAACGCGAAAAATATCGAAGAATCTGTGAAAGATTCTGACCTTGTTGTTGGTGGCGTTTTGATCACAGGTCACAAAGCTCCAACTCTTGTTTCGAAAGAGATGATCTCTTCCATGTCTAAAGGCTCTGTTGTTGTTGACGTTGCGGTTGACCAAGGTGGCTGTATCGAAACTTGCCGTCCGACGTCTCACCAAAACCCAACTTACGAAGTAGACGGAGTGATCCACTACTGCGTGCCTAACATGCCAGGTGTTGCACCAAGAACTTCAACTTACGCTTTGACGAACGTAACTATGAAGTACGGTTCAATGATCGCTGCTATGGGAGTTGAAGACTCTGTAGCGAAATCTCCAGCCTTGATGAAAGGTTTGAACGTTTACGGCGGATACGTATGTTATGAGCCGGTAGCGAAAGATCTTCACATGGAGTATCGCCCTTACAAAGGTTAA
- a CDS encoding LysM peptidoglycan-binding domain-containing protein, translating into MQRVKNKKISVMLALIFCALLAQAQDVPPDAPWESDPLDVLEPQQREVVEPTVPEFKEIPEPGQEEIAPPAPEVAEPSMPTELPPEATPTEVASPALGGSTEPDYSREAEFHRIYKTYNEQPTSEEVWEKAVGGRESEVYAVQKGDTLSGISQTFFGDPLFWPKVWSFNNGQILNPHEIDPGMNIQFFPGSMDDAPTVQVAEAPAAGAEEAVTPGAPKVIEGAPAQIPRPKKRAPLLKNLPGSLPLYRMGAVNTPPVQVEIALPKTQFPTAMENLEYYIQDAPIAGVGKVTGVEMNMQTAGDYQYIYVTLDGAAGGKNYVAQRNVSAVKDPQVKDRVGHMVEIQGEIEVLERVNDHKNVYRAIVKKTIQPVTVGSVLTEGKMPMIDPSVGPVTSGVGAKIMGGQFDTKRTLFGSNSLVFLDGGASQGLQEGQTLNIFADERVRNKNTEAVINDRVIGLIKVVRVAPNFATGYVIKSTDDILLGDYVGKSVVHALNEAAPAIERQSEAPANDDFEKEFEEDTSTEAPAPAPESGGDDSDLDF; encoded by the coding sequence ATGCAAAGAGTGAAGAACAAAAAAATCTCTGTGATGTTAGCCCTCATCTTTTGTGCGTTGCTCGCACAAGCTCAAGACGTGCCTCCGGATGCACCTTGGGAGTCAGATCCTTTAGATGTTCTTGAACCTCAACAACGTGAAGTGGTTGAGCCGACGGTGCCAGAGTTTAAAGAGATCCCGGAGCCTGGACAGGAAGAAATCGCGCCTCCAGCTCCTGAAGTGGCGGAGCCTTCTATGCCGACGGAATTGCCGCCAGAGGCAACGCCGACAGAAGTGGCGTCACCAGCACTCGGTGGTTCGACGGAGCCCGATTATTCGCGCGAGGCGGAGTTTCACCGCATTTACAAAACTTATAACGAACAACCAACTTCCGAAGAAGTGTGGGAAAAAGCCGTCGGAGGTCGTGAGTCCGAAGTGTATGCTGTACAAAAAGGCGATACTCTTTCGGGCATTTCGCAAACCTTCTTCGGTGATCCGCTTTTTTGGCCGAAGGTGTGGTCTTTCAACAATGGTCAAATCTTAAATCCGCATGAGATTGATCCGGGTATGAATATTCAGTTCTTCCCAGGAAGTATGGATGATGCTCCCACAGTGCAAGTTGCTGAGGCACCTGCGGCGGGAGCTGAAGAGGCTGTAACACCTGGCGCTCCGAAAGTTATCGAGGGGGCTCCAGCGCAAATTCCTCGTCCAAAGAAAAGAGCGCCGCTTTTAAAAAATCTTCCGGGCAGTTTGCCATTGTATCGCATGGGGGCCGTGAATACGCCACCCGTGCAGGTCGAAATCGCGTTGCCGAAAACGCAATTCCCAACGGCGATGGAAAATCTTGAGTACTACATTCAGGATGCGCCGATTGCAGGTGTGGGTAAGGTCACGGGTGTAGAGATGAATATGCAAACGGCCGGCGACTATCAGTACATCTATGTCACATTGGACGGCGCTGCTGGTGGCAAAAACTACGTCGCGCAAAGAAATGTCTCTGCGGTGAAAGATCCGCAAGTCAAAGATCGCGTGGGTCACATGGTCGAGATACAAGGCGAGATCGAAGTTTTGGAACGCGTGAACGATCATAAGAATGTGTATCGCGCGATTGTAAAGAAAACGATCCAGCCGGTTACAGTCGGCTCTGTTTTGACTGAAGGCAAGATGCCGATGATCGATCCGTCAGTGGGGCCGGTTACTTCAGGTGTGGGCGCAAAAATCATGGGCGGACAGTTTGATACCAAACGCACACTCTTTGGTTCGAACAGTCTTGTTTTCTTGGACGGTGGCGCAAGCCAAGGTCTGCAAGAGGGACAAACGCTGAATATTTTCGCAGATGAGCGCGTGCGCAATAAAAACACGGAAGCTGTGATCAACGACCGCGTGATCGGTTTGATTAAAGTTGTCAGAGTCGCTCCGAATTTTGCGACAGGATACGTGATCAAATCTACAGATGATATTTTGCTCGGCGATTACGTCGGCAAGTCCGTGGTGCATGCCTTGAACGAAGCAGCTCCTGCCATCGAAAGACAAAGCGAGGCACCCGCGAACGACGACTTTGAAAAAGAATTTGAAGAGGACACCTCTACGGAAGCACCGGCTCCAGCACCGGAATCCGGAGGCGATGACTCCGATCTTGATTTCTAG
- a CDS encoding iron-containing redox enzyme family protein, whose product MKNKKIFTELNKYLERTGEKLVKAPWTDPNFYAAWCAQTTYYVRHSTRLLALAGAHTAWKDQEFHNRFLKHAAEEKGHENLTLLDLKHLDRKIENIPEFAATQSFYQPQYYWIEKVSPMAFYGYILCLECLAAQFGPPITKKLTEHYGPKGAHFWRVHSEEDPGHVEEAVSRVEKFPEEVQEIVLRNMIQSFENYEKILESCANFAAQPVKKVA is encoded by the coding sequence GTGAAAAACAAAAAAATCTTTACCGAGCTTAACAAATACCTGGAAAGAACTGGTGAAAAACTTGTGAAGGCTCCATGGACAGATCCTAACTTCTATGCGGCTTGGTGCGCGCAAACGACTTATTACGTGCGCCACTCCACCCGTCTGCTCGCCTTGGCAGGAGCGCATACGGCTTGGAAAGATCAAGAGTTTCACAATCGTTTTCTAAAACATGCCGCCGAAGAAAAAGGTCACGAGAATCTGACGCTGTTAGATCTCAAACATCTGGATCGCAAAATTGAAAACATCCCCGAGTTCGCGGCGACACAATCGTTTTATCAGCCACAGTATTATTGGATCGAGAAAGTGTCACCCATGGCCTTTTATGGGTATATCCTCTGCCTGGAGTGCTTGGCCGCGCAGTTCGGCCCGCCAATCACCAAAAAACTGACCGAGCACTATGGCCCGAAGGGAGCCCACTTCTGGCGCGTGCACTCGGAAGAAGATCCCGGTCACGTGGAAGAGGCCGTTTCGCGAGTCGAGAAATTTCCCGAAGAAGTTCAGGAGATTGTTCTAAGAAATATGATTCAGAGTTTTGAGAACTACGAAAAGATTCTGGAAAGTTGCGCGAACTTTGCCGCGCAACCCGTAAAGAAAGTCGCTTAG
- the trxA gene encoding thioredoxin: protein MGTFTKPVTDSSFEAEVLNSSTPVLVDFWAEWCGPCRALAPKLEEVAQELGQKVKIVKVNVDENPGTPGKYGIRGIPAMLLFKGGSEVGQLVGNHPKDAIVDFLNKNV from the coding sequence ATGGGCACATTTACAAAACCAGTGACAGACAGTTCTTTCGAAGCAGAAGTTTTAAATTCCTCAACTCCAGTACTTGTTGATTTCTGGGCAGAGTGGTGTGGACCTTGCCGTGCCTTGGCTCCAAAGTTGGAAGAAGTAGCACAAGAGCTTGGACAAAAAGTTAAAATCGTTAAAGTGAACGTGGACGAGAATCCTGGAACTCCAGGCAAGTACGGTATCCGCGGTATCCCTGCGATGTTGCTTTTCAAAGGCGGCAGTGAAGTGGGACAACTTGTTGGAAATCACCCTAAAGACGCGATCGTTGATTTCCTAAATAAGAATGTTTAA
- a CDS encoding ComEC/Rec2 family competence protein has translation MKTNLSKTSLIHIFVVSGSHLILLDQLLSILRIPVFLRFLFLGGYSLAVGWQAPAVRAFLGLCLREFFRRKKHFFPADLVVLLTGLSVLFLFPAWWNSLSLQMSWCAALALGVPELLRLRGSMARILAAQFSIFLFMSAPLWGLGSLHPLGLLYNLFLAPVVSYVLLPLSFLAVLFKGLCLTFFDKVMTSFTFVLPLLAEPVQIVRGSPPSVGFLWLWILLWHLVFHFLRLHLWQGKDSTR, from the coding sequence TTGAAAACAAATTTGAGCAAAACATCTTTGATTCACATCTTCGTTGTCTCGGGCTCTCACTTAATTTTGCTTGATCAACTTTTGAGCATCTTGCGGATTCCAGTCTTTTTAAGATTTCTTTTTCTTGGCGGCTATTCACTCGCCGTCGGTTGGCAAGCGCCCGCTGTGCGGGCTTTTTTGGGTCTTTGTCTGCGTGAGTTTTTTCGCCGCAAAAAACATTTTTTCCCCGCTGATCTTGTTGTTTTACTAACGGGCTTAAGTGTTTTGTTTTTGTTTCCCGCGTGGTGGAATTCTCTGTCGTTGCAAATGAGTTGGTGCGCGGCTTTGGCATTGGGTGTGCCGGAACTCTTACGTTTGCGCGGCTCGATGGCGCGAATTCTCGCCGCTCAGTTTTCCATTTTTCTATTTATGAGTGCTCCCCTTTGGGGGCTTGGCAGCCTTCATCCGCTCGGGCTTCTATACAATTTATTTCTTGCCCCAGTGGTTTCTTACGTTCTTTTGCCTTTAAGTTTTTTAGCCGTTCTTTTTAAAGGTCTTTGCTTAACCTTCTTTGATAAAGTTATGACGAGCTTTACATTCGTGCTGCCGTTGCTGGCAGAGCCGGTTCAAATTGTGCGCGGCTCCCCTCCCTCCGTTGGTTTTCTGTGGCTGTGGATTCTTCTTTGGCACTTGGTGTTTCATTTCTTACGACTGCATTTGTGGCAGGGAAAAGATTCCACGCGATGA